The following are encoded in a window of Longimicrobium sp. genomic DNA:
- a CDS encoding S8 family peptidase, producing MRRSLLVLAVAALGACDGADTPLAPDLQPSSLLAAATDGSIPGHYVVQLSWGANASALAAEYGLKPRYVYEHLLNGFAGSIPDAKAKALSLDPRVLKISVQRQYRVVSTTQSGATWGLDRIDQRARPVDGNYTYDFDGAGVTAYIIDTGIRFDHVEFEGRAVPGFDAYAADPTDPLLIGDMNNDCQGHGTHVAGTVGGKTYGVAKQAKLVAVRVLNCAGYGSDADVIAGMDWVAANATLPAVVNMSLGDVIPTKTLGTSAPIDDAVRGMISSGITVVVAAGNGWGNGTIGADACMFPIANVAEAITVAASNAADTRTSWTNYGACVDIFAPGDGITSAYNTSSTATDVLGGTSMASPHVAGAAALVLQQAPGATPQQVRDLLVASATQNIVVPVTLNSGHTMNSHLLYSRVTVPVTTTTEPVKTKPCTPRRQRQGECVSA from the coding sequence ATGCGACGCTCCCTGCTTGTCCTTGCCGTGGCCGCGCTCGGTGCCTGCGACGGCGCCGACACTCCGCTGGCCCCCGACCTCCAGCCCTCGTCGCTGCTGGCGGCGGCGACCGACGGCTCCATCCCCGGCCACTACGTCGTACAGCTGAGCTGGGGCGCCAACGCCTCCGCGCTGGCCGCGGAGTACGGCCTCAAGCCCCGCTACGTGTACGAGCACCTGCTGAACGGCTTCGCGGGCTCCATCCCCGACGCCAAGGCGAAGGCGCTGTCGCTGGATCCCCGCGTGTTGAAGATCAGCGTGCAGCGGCAGTACCGGGTGGTATCGACCACGCAGTCCGGCGCCACGTGGGGGCTGGACCGCATCGACCAGCGCGCGCGGCCGGTGGACGGCAACTATACCTACGACTTCGACGGCGCCGGCGTCACCGCCTACATCATCGACACCGGCATCCGCTTCGACCACGTGGAGTTCGAGGGGCGCGCCGTGCCGGGCTTCGACGCGTACGCCGCCGATCCCACCGACCCGCTGCTGATCGGCGACATGAACAACGACTGCCAGGGCCACGGCACGCACGTGGCCGGCACCGTCGGCGGCAAGACGTACGGCGTGGCCAAGCAGGCCAAGCTGGTGGCGGTGCGCGTGCTGAACTGCGCCGGCTACGGCTCCGACGCCGACGTGATCGCGGGGATGGACTGGGTGGCGGCGAACGCCACGCTCCCCGCCGTGGTGAACATGTCGCTGGGCGACGTGATCCCCACCAAGACCCTGGGCACCAGCGCGCCCATCGACGACGCGGTGCGCGGAATGATCTCGTCGGGCATTACCGTGGTCGTCGCCGCCGGTAACGGCTGGGGCAACGGCACCATCGGCGCGGACGCCTGCATGTTCCCCATCGCCAACGTCGCCGAGGCGATCACCGTGGCCGCGAGCAACGCGGCGGACACGCGCACCTCGTGGACCAACTACGGCGCCTGCGTCGACATCTTCGCCCCGGGCGACGGCATCACGTCGGCGTACAACACCAGCTCCACGGCGACGGACGTGCTGGGCGGCACCTCCATGGCCAGCCCGCACGTGGCCGGCGCCGCCGCCCTGGTGCTGCAGCAGGCCCCCGGCGCCACCCCGCAGCAGGTGCGCGACCTGCTGGTGGCCAGCGCCACGCAGAACATCGTCGTGCCCGTGACGCTGAACAGTGGCCACACCATGAACAGCCACCTGCTGTACAGCCGAGTGACGGTGCCGGTGACGACGACCACCGAGCCGGTGAAGACGAAGCCCTGCACGCCCAGGCGCCAACGGCAGGGAGAGTGCGTGAGTGCGTGA
- a CDS encoding bifunctional oligoribonuclease/PAP phosphatase NrnA, with translation MSELLAVPESRAFPLRRLLQPLLGARSVALHTHVHADGDGAGSQAALAAWLEGRGIRCTIVNPTPFPDSLRFVLHRQDVVADLGTPEAEAALDEADLFLVLDTSEPERIGKLAQRIPRDRTLVVDHHPAGSEVVGDVAVQDPTAAATGEMVYDIITLSGDAVPQASALGAYVALVSDTGSFRFGNTTPRVLAVAGELMTLGIDPEVVYRRLFATAPRRRLELLREALASLESDDGVGWMVVPHEVTQRLGVSGEDFDGLIEHVRSMEGTEVALLFRETAPGETKISFRSNGAADVNRIAREFGGGGHVKAAGANVPEPASALVPRVIDAVRRALRG, from the coding sequence ATGTCAGAGCTGCTGGCCGTTCCCGAGTCCCGCGCCTTTCCCCTGCGCCGGCTGCTGCAGCCGCTGCTGGGCGCCCGCAGCGTGGCGCTTCACACGCACGTGCACGCCGACGGCGACGGGGCCGGGTCGCAAGCGGCCCTGGCGGCGTGGCTGGAAGGGCGGGGAATCCGCTGCACCATCGTGAATCCCACGCCCTTTCCCGACTCGCTGCGCTTCGTCCTCCACCGCCAGGACGTGGTGGCCGACCTGGGCACCCCCGAGGCCGAGGCCGCCCTGGACGAGGCCGACCTGTTCCTGGTGCTCGACACCAGCGAGCCGGAACGCATCGGCAAGCTGGCGCAGCGCATTCCCCGCGACCGCACGCTGGTGGTGGACCATCACCCCGCGGGAAGCGAGGTGGTGGGCGACGTGGCCGTGCAGGACCCCACCGCCGCCGCCACGGGCGAGATGGTGTACGACATCATCACCCTGTCGGGCGACGCCGTGCCCCAGGCGTCGGCGCTGGGGGCCTACGTGGCGCTGGTCAGCGACACGGGCTCGTTCCGCTTCGGCAACACCACGCCGCGGGTGCTGGCGGTGGCCGGCGAGCTGATGACGCTGGGCATCGACCCCGAGGTGGTGTACCGCCGCCTGTTCGCCACGGCGCCGCGCCGCCGGCTGGAGCTGCTGCGCGAGGCGCTGGCCAGCCTGGAAAGCGACGACGGCGTGGGGTGGATGGTGGTGCCCCACGAGGTCACCCAGCGGCTGGGCGTGTCGGGCGAGGACTTCGACGGGCTGATCGAGCACGTTCGCTCGATGGAGGGAACGGAGGTGGCGCTGCTCTTCCGAGAAACCGCTCCCGGCGAAACCAAGATCTCCTTCCGCTCCAACGGCGCCGCCGACGTCAACCGCATCGCGCGTGAGTTCGGCGGGGGCGGGCACGTGAAGGCGGCGGGCGCCAACGTCCCGGAGCCCGCCTCCGCCCTCGTCCCCCGCGTGATCGACGCCGTCCGCCGCGCCCTCCGCGGCTGA
- a CDS encoding amino acid permease: protein MSLFARKNIDELQADAFSEGEHSLKRELGPLNLVSLGIGAIIGTGIFVLTGTAAAQHAGPAIVLAFVFAGIACVFAGLCYAEFASMIPIAGSAYTYGYATLGELIAWIIGWDLILEYLFGAATVAAGWSGYVNSFLKDLGVILPPYLTNPAGELVQAPGSDTWVRKTEELTQSLAAQGVSIDSLPQANGGFNVIAALGIFAVTVLLVTGIKESARFNNVAVAIKLAVVAAFILAGGYYVLTHWGQSMDHWTPFIPQATGPGAFGFNGIIAAGGVIFFAYIGFDAVSTTAQEAKNPQRDMPIGILGSLIICTILYILVSGIMTGIVEYPRLNVGEPIAVAIDATGYTWLAPWIKVGAIAGLSSVMLVMLMSQPRIFYTMSRDGLLPPIFSRLHPRFRTPHISSALVGLVCAFLAGYYDVSELGHLVSIGTLLAFSIVCAGVWYLRVKEPNRPRPFKTPFVPLFPILGILSCVYLMTGLPRVAWERLFLWLAIGLAIYFLYGRRHSVVQRTHHQAHVDTPPRPTYTDEK, encoded by the coding sequence ATGAGTCTTTTCGCCCGCAAGAACATCGACGAGCTGCAGGCGGACGCCTTTTCCGAAGGCGAGCACAGCCTGAAACGCGAGCTCGGCCCGCTGAACCTGGTGTCGCTGGGCATCGGCGCCATCATCGGAACCGGTATCTTCGTGCTCACGGGCACGGCGGCGGCGCAGCACGCGGGACCGGCCATCGTGCTGGCGTTCGTGTTCGCCGGCATCGCCTGCGTCTTCGCCGGCCTCTGCTACGCCGAGTTCGCGTCCATGATCCCCATCGCGGGCTCCGCGTACACGTACGGCTACGCCACGCTGGGCGAGCTGATCGCGTGGATCATCGGGTGGGACCTGATCCTGGAGTACCTGTTCGGCGCGGCGACGGTGGCAGCGGGCTGGTCGGGGTACGTGAACTCGTTCCTCAAGGACCTGGGCGTCATCCTTCCGCCCTACCTGACCAACCCGGCCGGCGAGCTGGTGCAGGCCCCGGGCTCCGACACCTGGGTGCGCAAGACCGAGGAGCTCACCCAGTCTCTGGCGGCGCAGGGCGTCAGCATCGACAGCCTTCCGCAGGCGAACGGCGGCTTCAACGTGATCGCGGCGCTCGGCATCTTCGCCGTAACGGTGCTGCTGGTGACGGGCATCAAGGAGTCGGCGCGCTTCAACAACGTCGCGGTGGCCATCAAGCTGGCCGTCGTGGCGGCGTTCATCCTGGCAGGCGGGTACTACGTCCTCACGCACTGGGGACAGTCGATGGACCACTGGACGCCGTTCATCCCGCAGGCCACCGGTCCGGGGGCGTTCGGCTTCAACGGCATCATCGCGGCGGGCGGCGTGATCTTCTTCGCCTACATCGGCTTCGACGCGGTGTCGACGACGGCGCAGGAAGCCAAGAACCCGCAGCGCGACATGCCCATCGGCATCCTGGGCTCGCTGATCATCTGCACCATCCTGTACATCCTGGTGTCGGGCATCATGACGGGCATCGTGGAGTACCCGCGCCTGAACGTGGGCGAGCCCATCGCGGTGGCCATCGACGCCACGGGCTACACCTGGCTGGCCCCGTGGATCAAGGTGGGCGCCATCGCCGGTCTTTCGTCGGTGATGCTGGTGATGCTCATGAGCCAGCCCCGCATCTTCTACACGATGTCGCGCGACGGCCTGCTTCCGCCGATTTTCAGCCGCCTGCACCCGCGCTTCCGCACGCCGCACATCAGCAGCGCGCTGGTGGGCCTGGTCTGCGCGTTCCTGGCGGGCTACTACGACGTTTCGGAGCTGGGGCACCTGGTGTCCATCGGCACGCTGCTGGCCTTCAGCATCGTGTGCGCGGGCGTGTGGTACCTGCGCGTGAAGGAGCCGAACCGTCCGCGTCCGTTCAAGACGCCGTTCGTGCCGCTGTTCCCCATCCTGGGCATCCTGTCGTGCGTGTACCTGATGACGGGGCTGCCGCGCGTTGCGTGGGAGCGGCTGTTCCTGTGGCTGGCGATCGGCCTGGCGATCTACTTCCTGTACGGCCGGCGGCACAGCGTGGTGCAGCGCACGCACCACCAGGCGCACGTCGACACGCCTCCGCGTCCGACGTACACGGACGAGAAGTAG